Proteins from a genomic interval of Luteibacter pinisoli:
- the fliR gene encoding flagellar biosynthetic protein FliR: MPLELSQLEGWVGSACWAMARISGLVIMSPVLGSNMIPQRIRLGLIVMLTVVLTPLAPLDIRPLSAAGVATLAQQLLIGAALGFVLKLVFEAVSFAGQFVSQAMSLGFAEVVNPGVGGTTPVISQFYTMLVTLLFLVMNGHLQLIDLLAESFRSMPVGQAGMGTDGLWAVLTFATHLFAGAVRVALPALTALLVVNLGFGAISRSAPSMNLFAVGFPITICLGLVAVWLALRGLPSAFDSLTTDAWGTMRQLIGR; encoded by the coding sequence ATGCCGCTGGAGCTCAGCCAGCTTGAAGGGTGGGTGGGCAGCGCATGCTGGGCGATGGCGCGCATCTCCGGCCTGGTGATCATGTCGCCCGTGCTGGGTTCGAACATGATCCCGCAGCGCATCCGCCTGGGCCTCATCGTGATGCTCACGGTGGTGCTCACGCCGCTGGCCCCGCTGGACATCCGCCCGCTGTCCGCCGCGGGCGTCGCCACGCTGGCGCAGCAGCTGCTGATCGGCGCCGCGCTCGGCTTCGTGCTGAAGCTGGTGTTCGAGGCGGTGTCGTTTGCCGGCCAGTTCGTGTCGCAGGCCATGAGCCTGGGCTTCGCCGAAGTGGTGAATCCCGGCGTCGGCGGCACCACGCCGGTGATCAGCCAGTTCTACACCATGCTCGTCACCCTGCTGTTCCTGGTGATGAACGGCCACCTGCAGCTCATCGACCTGCTGGCCGAAAGCTTCCGCAGCATGCCGGTTGGGCAGGCGGGCATGGGCACCGACGGCCTCTGGGCGGTGCTGACCTTCGCCACGCACCTGTTTGCCGGCGCCGTCCGCGTCGCCTTGCCTGCGCTCACCGCGCTGCTCGTGGTCAACCTCGGCTTTGGCGCCATCAGCCGTTCGGCGCCGTCCATGAACCTGTTTGCCGTCGGTTTCCCGATCACCATCTGCCTTGGCCTGGTCGCGGTGTGGCTCGCCCTGCGCGGCCTGCCCAGCGCCTTCGATTCGCTCACCACCGACGCATGGGGAACCATGCGCCAGCTCATCGGGAGGTAG
- the fliQ gene encoding flagellar biosynthesis protein FliQ: MTPESVIGFGQQALHIAMLIGAPLLLTALAVGLIIGMVQAATQINEQTLSFIPKLICMALVAIITGPWMLRTMVDFTRNLIETLPQAVR, translated from the coding sequence ATGACGCCCGAATCGGTCATCGGCTTCGGCCAGCAGGCCCTGCACATCGCCATGCTGATTGGCGCGCCGCTGCTGCTCACCGCGCTGGCGGTGGGCCTCATCATCGGCATGGTGCAGGCCGCCACGCAGATCAACGAACAGACCCTCAGCTTCATCCCCAAGCTCATCTGCATGGCCCTGGTGGCGATCATCACCGGCCCGTGGATGCTGCGCACCATGGTGGATTTCACCCGCAACCTCATCGAAACCCTGCCCCAGGCGGTGCGTTGA
- the fliP gene encoding flagellar type III secretion system pore protein FliP (The bacterial flagellar biogenesis protein FliP forms a type III secretion system (T3SS)-type pore required for flagellar assembly.), whose amino-acid sequence MKYVKWGLLLLLLIAPFAAFAAEPPGIPLVNVQPGANGGQQWSLSIQMLALMTALTVLPAILLMMTSFTRIIIVLGFLRQALGTNSTPPNQVILGLSLFLTLFVMSPVLNKAYDAGLKPYMDGQMSVQDALPAAAAPFKHFMLDQTREPDLQLFTKLAGEQPYADKEAVPYRVALPAFVTSELKTAFQMGFLLFIPFLIIDMVVASVLMSMGMMMLSPMIISLPFKIMLFVLVDGWTLLLGTLAGSFYQ is encoded by the coding sequence ATGAAGTACGTGAAGTGGGGCCTGTTGCTGCTCCTCCTCATCGCCCCGTTTGCCGCGTTCGCGGCCGAACCCCCGGGCATCCCGCTGGTGAACGTCCAGCCGGGCGCCAATGGCGGCCAGCAGTGGTCGCTGTCGATCCAGATGCTCGCGCTGATGACGGCGCTGACGGTCCTCCCGGCGATCCTGCTGATGATGACCTCGTTCACCCGCATCATCATCGTGCTGGGCTTCCTCCGCCAGGCGCTGGGCACCAACAGCACGCCGCCGAACCAGGTGATCCTGGGGCTGTCGCTGTTCCTCACCCTGTTCGTGATGTCGCCGGTGCTGAACAAGGCCTACGACGCGGGCCTCAAGCCGTACATGGATGGCCAGATGAGCGTGCAGGACGCGCTGCCGGCTGCCGCCGCGCCGTTCAAGCATTTCATGCTGGACCAGACCCGCGAGCCGGACCTCCAGCTGTTCACCAAGCTGGCCGGTGAGCAGCCGTATGCCGACAAGGAAGCGGTGCCTTACCGCGTGGCGCTGCCGGCCTTCGTAACCAGCGAGCTGAAGACCGCGTTCCAGATGGGCTTCCTGCTCTTCATCCCGTTCCTGATCATCGACATGGTCGTCGCCTCCGTGCTCATGTCCATGGGCATGATGATGCTCTCGCCGATGATCATCTCGCTGCCCTTCAAGATCATGCTCTTCGTGCTGGTCGATGGGTGGACACTGTTGCTTGGCACCCTGGCCGGGAGCTTCTACCAATGA
- the fliO gene encoding flagellar biosynthetic protein FliO, translating into MRRSLAALAGGLLPCALMAAPVATAPAVDSGAEMIRVLVSLLGVVALIFFVGWLSRRAQARVSPGGRKIRVIESMPVGIKEKVMLLEVGGTQLLVGASPTGGLRTLHVLDTPVNVDAPPSDPTAIRGFRDILSQWKRP; encoded by the coding sequence ATGCGCCGTAGCCTTGCTGCCCTCGCGGGCGGTCTCCTTCCCTGTGCCCTGATGGCGGCCCCGGTGGCCACCGCCCCGGCGGTGGACTCGGGCGCGGAAATGATCCGCGTCCTCGTCAGCCTGCTGGGCGTGGTCGCGCTCATCTTCTTCGTCGGCTGGCTCAGCCGCCGCGCGCAGGCCCGGGTCAGCCCGGGTGGCCGGAAGATCCGCGTCATCGAATCCATGCCGGTGGGTATCAAGGAAAAGGTGATGCTGCTCGAAGTCGGCGGCACCCAGTTGCTGGTGGGTGCCTCGCCGACGGGCGGCCTGCGCACCCTGCATGTGCTCGATACCCCCGTCAACGTCGATGCGCCGCCGTCCGACCCCACGGCGATCCGCGGTTTCCGCGACATCCTCTCCCAGTGGAAGCGTCCATGA
- the fliN gene encoding flagellar motor switch protein FliN — MGLGSDVNLDVILDVPVTMAMEVGRTKISIRNLLQLNQGSVVELDRAAGEPLDVFVNGTLVAHGEVVVINEKFGIRLTDVISPAERVRKLR; from the coding sequence ATGGGCCTGGGTAGCGACGTCAACCTCGACGTCATCCTCGACGTCCCGGTCACCATGGCCATGGAAGTCGGCCGTACCAAGATCAGCATCCGCAACCTGCTCCAGCTCAACCAGGGCTCGGTGGTCGAACTCGACCGCGCCGCCGGTGAGCCGCTCGATGTCTTCGTTAACGGCACGCTCGTCGCCCACGGCGAAGTGGTGGTGATCAACGAAAAGTTCGGCATCCGCCTGACCGACGTGATCAGCCCCGCCGAACGCGTCCGCAAGCTCCGCTGA
- the fliM gene encoding flagellar motor switch protein FliM: MSDILTQEEIDALLAGVEGGAVETELEPPPPPGSILDYDFTQQDRIVRGRLPTLEMVNDRFARYFRANLFNVLRKSCEVSVLGVKMTKFNEYVHSLAVPSNLNLVRIKPLRGTALMIFEPRLVFTVIDNFFGGDGRFHARIEGRDFTPTENRVIQIVLAEAFSAMAEAWAPVLKMQFEFLNSEINPQFANIVSPTETVVVSRFHVELDGGGGEIHLTLPYSMVEPIRELLDAGVQSDRAERDDRWIQNLHEEILDAEVEVTSMLAEARLTIGDFLHLRKGDVIPISMPDLATVFAEDVPIFRGRMANAAGNKAVQFESHMRRPSMKTHRPTSAEPV; encoded by the coding sequence ATGAGCGACATCCTCACCCAGGAAGAAATCGATGCGCTCCTGGCGGGCGTGGAGGGCGGCGCCGTCGAGACGGAGCTCGAGCCGCCACCGCCGCCGGGCTCGATCCTCGATTACGACTTCACCCAGCAGGACCGTATCGTCCGCGGCCGCCTGCCGACGCTGGAAATGGTCAACGACCGTTTCGCCCGCTACTTCCGCGCCAACCTGTTCAACGTGCTGCGCAAGTCGTGCGAAGTGTCGGTGCTGGGCGTGAAGATGACCAAGTTCAACGAGTACGTCCACTCGCTGGCCGTACCGAGCAACCTCAACCTCGTCCGCATCAAGCCGTTGCGCGGCACCGCGCTGATGATCTTCGAGCCGCGCCTCGTGTTCACGGTGATCGACAACTTCTTCGGTGGTGACGGCCGTTTCCATGCCCGCATCGAAGGCCGCGACTTCACGCCGACGGAAAACCGAGTGATCCAGATCGTCCTGGCCGAGGCGTTCAGCGCCATGGCCGAGGCCTGGGCGCCGGTGCTGAAGATGCAGTTCGAATTCCTGAACTCGGAGATCAACCCGCAGTTCGCCAATATCGTGAGCCCCACCGAAACCGTGGTGGTCTCCCGCTTCCACGTGGAGCTGGATGGCGGCGGTGGCGAAATCCACCTGACCCTGCCGTACTCCATGGTGGAGCCGATCCGCGAGCTGCTGGATGCGGGCGTGCAGAGCGACCGGGCCGAGCGTGACGACCGCTGGATCCAGAACCTCCACGAGGAGATCCTGGATGCCGAGGTGGAGGTCACCTCCATGCTGGCCGAAGCGCGCCTCACCATTGGCGACTTCCTGCACCTGCGCAAGGGCGATGTCATCCCCATCAGCATGCCGGACCTGGCCACGGTATTTGCCGAAGACGTGCCGATTTTCCGTGGCCGCATGGCAAACGCGGCCGGCAACAAGGCTGTGCAGTTCGAATCGCACATGCGCCGGCCGTCCATGAAGACGCACCGCCCGACCAGCGCCGAACCGGTCTGA
- a CDS encoding flagellar basal body-associated FliL family protein, with the protein MATAKKEGEEGTKKKGKGKLLAILAIVVLAAGGGGAFFMLKGGHPKSAEQAAVEAAKAKPAVYLQLDPAFVVNFQDDTALRFLQVGVNVMSHDPEAINAAKESDPEIRNALLMLFSAQDVKTLSDVKGKQKLQAAALAEVQRVLKEKIGRPGVDALYFTSFIMQ; encoded by the coding sequence ATGGCCACGGCAAAGAAAGAAGGCGAAGAAGGCACGAAGAAGAAGGGCAAGGGCAAGCTCCTTGCGATCCTGGCCATCGTCGTGCTCGCTGCGGGCGGCGGTGGCGCGTTCTTCATGCTGAAGGGCGGCCACCCGAAGAGCGCCGAACAGGCTGCCGTCGAGGCCGCCAAGGCCAAGCCGGCGGTTTACCTGCAGCTGGACCCGGCCTTCGTGGTCAATTTCCAGGACGACACGGCCCTGCGCTTCCTGCAGGTGGGCGTGAACGTCATGTCGCACGATCCCGAGGCGATCAATGCCGCCAAGGAATCGGATCCGGAAATCCGCAACGCCCTGCTGATGCTGTTCTCCGCGCAGGACGTGAAGACCCTCTCCGACGTGAAGGGCAAGCAGAAGCTGCAGGCCGCGGCGCTGGCCGAAGTGCAGCGCGTGCTGAAGGAAAAGATCGGCCGCCCGGGCGTCGACGCCCTGTATTTCACCAGCTTCATCATGCAGTGA
- a CDS encoding flagellar hook-length control protein FliK — MNNASLLLNAARPTPPAPKPSTSPSPASPDEAAPSASHGFDHAMSAAHASASKPASSQHGHDTTGASKAADKAPANKAPDAKAAGQKDAGKKADAQKDKDTAKDDDDKTTDDTSIAASMLALIGVPVQATQVAMKALGAAKDVATGNPAGALAALTGTGDAAAATKDAGLNAVGLATAAAADGSAAVATPAVAPFAALLAKEAGVADAGKDDKDGVDPASLGSMPFAHAQAAGHLDGPMQLQATQPVTSPQFSQDLGEQIAWMSSAAGNVKEARIKLHPEELGSMDVRVSMDGGKVNVAIMAQHPAAVHAVQQTLSNLDAMLAHHGLSLGQAEVNQGGAQQNQGGQDQGQGGSSAQADGAGDAMVSAATSRVSRGLVDEVA; from the coding sequence ATGAATAACGCCTCGCTGCTTCTCAACGCCGCTCGCCCGACGCCGCCGGCGCCCAAGCCGTCGACCTCGCCGTCGCCTGCGTCGCCCGACGAAGCGGCGCCGTCGGCATCGCACGGCTTCGACCATGCGATGTCGGCCGCCCACGCGAGTGCCAGCAAGCCGGCCAGCAGCCAGCACGGCCACGACACGACGGGTGCATCGAAGGCCGCCGACAAGGCGCCGGCCAACAAGGCACCCGACGCGAAGGCCGCGGGCCAGAAAGACGCCGGCAAGAAAGCCGATGCGCAAAAAGACAAAGACACAGCGAAGGACGATGACGACAAGACGACGGACGACACGTCCATCGCCGCGTCGATGCTCGCCCTCATCGGCGTCCCCGTGCAGGCCACCCAGGTGGCCATGAAGGCGCTCGGCGCCGCGAAGGACGTGGCCACGGGTAATCCGGCCGGCGCGCTTGCCGCCCTGACGGGCACGGGCGACGCCGCTGCGGCGACGAAGGACGCCGGGCTCAACGCGGTGGGCCTCGCCACGGCCGCGGCTGCCGACGGCAGCGCCGCCGTCGCGACGCCGGCAGTCGCCCCGTTTGCCGCGCTGCTCGCCAAAGAGGCAGGCGTCGCCGACGCAGGCAAGGACGACAAGGACGGCGTCGACCCGGCGTCGCTCGGCAGCATGCCGTTCGCGCATGCGCAGGCGGCCGGCCACCTCGATGGGCCCATGCAGCTGCAGGCCACCCAGCCGGTGACCTCGCCGCAGTTCTCGCAGGATCTCGGCGAGCAGATCGCCTGGATGAGCTCGGCCGCGGGCAACGTCAAGGAAGCGCGGATCAAGCTGCATCCGGAAGAACTTGGCAGCATGGATGTGCGCGTGAGCATGGACGGCGGCAAGGTCAACGTGGCCATCATGGCCCAGCACCCGGCAGCCGTGCATGCCGTGCAGCAGACGCTGTCCAACCTGGACGCCATGCTCGCCCACCACGGGCTGTCGCTGGGCCAGGCCGAGGTCAACCAGGGCGGCGCACAGCAGAACCAGGGTGGCCAGGACCAGGGGCAGGGCGGGTCGTCCGCCCAGGCCGATGGCGCGGGTGACGCCATGGTCAGCGCGGCTACGTCGCGCGTGTCGCGCGGCCTGGTCGACGAAGTCGCCTGA
- the fliJ gene encoding flagellar export protein FliJ, with translation MPSRADRLQPVVDLAADKAEDATRALATQQRAVADAEHQLAELRRYRNEYAEMPSGIGVAELLNRQQFLQKIDMAIVQQLGEVQRRERALERARVDWAEARGRAKALDSVTAKYREQERKSQDRREQEQADERSQYRRTTSSSPTHE, from the coding sequence ATGCCCTCGCGCGCAGACCGCCTGCAACCCGTGGTGGACCTCGCGGCCGACAAGGCCGAGGACGCCACGCGCGCACTCGCCACGCAGCAACGCGCGGTGGCCGACGCGGAGCACCAGCTCGCCGAGCTGCGCCGCTATCGCAACGAATACGCCGAGATGCCCTCGGGTATCGGCGTCGCCGAGCTCCTGAACCGGCAGCAGTTCCTGCAGAAAATCGACATGGCCATCGTCCAGCAGCTTGGCGAGGTGCAGCGCCGCGAGCGCGCCCTCGAGCGTGCGCGCGTGGATTGGGCGGAAGCCCGCGGCCGTGCGAAGGCCCTGGATTCCGTCACCGCGAAATACCGCGAGCAGGAGCGTAAGTCGCAGGACCGCCGCGAGCAGGAACAAGCCGACGAACGCTCCCAGTACCGCCGAACGACCTCATCGAGCCCCACCCATGAATAA
- the fliI gene encoding flagellar protein export ATPase FliI, translating to MSTDNHKATRTAHWREALAVQRANVERVRPLQAEGKLRRVVGLTLEAVGCEAPVGSRCMVAGADGKQLETEVVGFSDGRLLLMPTGEMHGVLPNARVTPVASISGVPVGDSLLGRVIGPDGVPLDGMGPLLARDRAPLRRGPINPMLRQPIDTPLDTGVRAINALLTVGRGQRIGLFAGSGVGKSTLLGMMTRFTNADVVVVGLIGERGREVKEFVDHTLGEEGRRRAVVVAAPADAPPLSRLRGAQVATAIAEHFRDEGKRVLLLMDSLTRYAQAQREIALAIGEPPATKGYPPSVFAMLPALVERAGNDAEGRGSITAFYTVLTEGDDYRHDPIADSARAILDGHIVLSRDLAEAGHYPAIDIEASISRVMPAVVSKDHMRAAQRFRQVYSAYRQQRDLIAVGAYQKGSDPRTDEAIALYPTLSAFLQQETDTPVYLDEAESGLVDAAKAN from the coding sequence GTGAGCACCGATAACCACAAGGCCACGCGCACCGCGCACTGGCGCGAGGCCCTTGCGGTGCAGCGCGCCAATGTCGAGCGCGTGCGCCCGCTGCAGGCCGAAGGCAAGCTGCGCCGCGTGGTCGGCCTCACCCTCGAGGCCGTCGGCTGCGAGGCACCCGTCGGCTCGCGCTGCATGGTGGCCGGCGCCGATGGCAAGCAGCTGGAAACCGAAGTGGTCGGCTTCTCCGATGGCCGCCTGCTATTGATGCCTACCGGCGAGATGCATGGCGTGCTGCCCAATGCGCGCGTCACGCCGGTCGCTTCCATCTCCGGCGTACCCGTGGGCGATTCGCTGCTGGGCCGCGTGATCGGCCCGGACGGCGTGCCGCTGGATGGCATGGGCCCGCTGCTGGCGCGTGATCGCGCGCCGCTGCGCCGTGGCCCGATCAACCCGATGTTGCGCCAGCCGATCGACACCCCGCTCGACACGGGCGTGCGCGCCATCAACGCGCTGCTGACGGTCGGGCGCGGCCAGCGCATCGGCCTGTTCGCCGGTTCCGGCGTGGGCAAATCCACGCTGCTGGGCATGATGACCCGCTTCACCAACGCCGACGTGGTCGTGGTGGGCCTGATCGGTGAGCGTGGTCGCGAAGTCAAGGAATTCGTCGATCACACGCTGGGCGAAGAAGGGCGTCGCCGTGCCGTGGTCGTTGCCGCGCCGGCGGACGCACCGCCGTTGTCGCGCCTGCGCGGTGCGCAGGTGGCAACGGCCATCGCCGAGCACTTCCGTGATGAAGGCAAGCGCGTGCTGTTGCTGATGGATTCGCTCACCCGCTATGCCCAGGCCCAGCGCGAAATCGCCCTGGCCATCGGTGAGCCCCCGGCGACGAAGGGCTACCCGCCGTCGGTGTTCGCCATGTTGCCGGCCCTGGTGGAGCGCGCCGGCAACGACGCGGAAGGCCGCGGTTCGATCACGGCGTTCTACACCGTGCTTACCGAAGGCGACGACTACCGTCATGACCCGATCGCCGACTCCGCGCGCGCCATCCTCGATGGCCACATCGTGCTCTCGCGCGACCTGGCCGAAGCAGGCCATTATCCCGCCATCGATATCGAGGCCTCGATCAGCCGCGTGATGCCGGCGGTGGTCAGCAAGGACCATATGCGCGCCGCGCAACGCTTCCGCCAGGTCTACTCGGCGTACCGCCAGCAGCGCGACCTGATTGCCGTGGGCGCCTACCAGAAGGGCAGCGATCCGCGTACGGACGAAGCCATCGCGCTTTATCCCACCCTGTCGGCGTTCCTCCAGCAGGAAACCGACACGCCTGTTTACCTCGACGAGGCCGAATCCGGCCTCGTCGATGCGGCGAAGGCTAACTGA
- a CDS encoding flagellar assembly protein FliH, whose amino-acid sequence MSLTSILSRERIDQFERWELPIVGGSDVQHAADAEEDDTPHRPTVAEIEAIERQAREEGFNAGLNEGRAMARRELAAQVARLDALFAAVERPFAELDSDVAGDLAVLATVIAERVLGYEIATRPEKILDVVHQAIDALPSASRHIKIHLNPADAALVREHRASTDHEGTVVDDAALERGDVRLESEQSRLDARVRTRLASVIDSVLDGQASDEDVAGDESVES is encoded by the coding sequence ATGAGCCTTACCTCGATCCTCTCGCGCGAACGCATCGACCAGTTCGAGCGCTGGGAGTTGCCGATCGTCGGCGGTTCCGACGTGCAGCATGCCGCGGACGCGGAAGAGGACGACACCCCGCATCGGCCCACCGTGGCCGAGATCGAGGCGATCGAGCGGCAGGCACGCGAAGAAGGTTTCAATGCCGGCCTGAACGAAGGCCGGGCCATGGCCAGGCGTGAACTCGCGGCGCAGGTCGCGCGCCTGGATGCGCTGTTCGCCGCCGTGGAGCGGCCGTTTGCCGAGCTCGATAGCGACGTGGCGGGCGACCTCGCGGTGCTGGCCACCGTGATCGCCGAGCGCGTGCTCGGCTACGAGATCGCCACGCGCCCGGAAAAAATCCTCGACGTGGTCCACCAGGCCATCGATGCGCTGCCGTCGGCATCGCGCCATATCAAGATCCACCTGAATCCTGCCGACGCGGCGCTCGTACGCGAGCACCGTGCGTCCACCGACCACGAAGGCACGGTCGTCGACGACGCCGCGCTTGAGCGCGGTGACGTCCGCCTGGAAAGCGAGCAGTCGCGCCTCGATGCGCGCGTACGTACGCGCCTCGCGTCCGTGATCGACAGCGTGCTGGACGGCCAGGCGAGCGACGAAGACGTCGCTGGCGACGAGTCGGTCGAGTCGTGA
- the fliG gene encoding flagellar motor switch protein FliG, which yields MTGAQKAAILLLTLGEEDAASILKHLGARDVQAVGTAMAQLKNVSKEQVELVLNKLQEDVGQHTAIGVGTEDYIRRILVNALGENKAGGLIDRILLGRSSKGLESLKWMESRAIGEMIGQEHPQIIALVLAHLEPDQAAEVIGYLAARTRSDVIMRIATLDGVQPHALNELDEIMERQFSGNSNKLKSATVGGLKAAADILNAMETSREAELMGAIRGIDTGLGDRIEELMFVFDDLAELDDRSMQVLLREVPSARLITALKGADAAIREKIFANMSKRAADMLRDDLEVKGPVRLSEVDAAQKEVLATARRLADAGQINLAGGGEEFV from the coding sequence CTGACGGGCGCGCAGAAAGCCGCGATTCTTCTGCTCACGCTGGGTGAGGAGGACGCCGCGTCCATCCTCAAGCACCTGGGTGCACGCGATGTGCAGGCCGTGGGTACGGCGATGGCGCAGCTGAAGAACGTCTCGAAGGAGCAGGTTGAGCTGGTGCTCAACAAGCTGCAGGAAGACGTGGGCCAGCACACGGCGATTGGCGTGGGCACGGAAGACTATATCCGCCGCATCCTGGTCAACGCCCTGGGCGAAAACAAGGCCGGCGGCCTGATCGATCGCATCCTCCTGGGCCGCAGCAGCAAGGGCCTGGAGTCGCTCAAGTGGATGGAGAGCCGCGCCATCGGCGAGATGATCGGCCAGGAACACCCGCAGATCATCGCGCTGGTGCTGGCCCATCTGGAGCCGGACCAGGCCGCCGAAGTCATCGGTTACCTGGCCGCGCGTACCCGCAGCGACGTCATCATGCGCATCGCCACGCTGGACGGCGTGCAGCCGCATGCGCTGAACGAACTCGATGAAATCATGGAGCGCCAGTTCTCGGGCAACTCCAACAAGCTGAAGTCGGCCACGGTGGGCGGCCTCAAGGCGGCAGCCGACATCCTCAACGCGATGGAAACCTCGCGCGAAGCCGAGTTGATGGGTGCCATCCGCGGCATCGATACCGGCCTGGGCGATCGCATCGAAGAACTCATGTTCGTGTTCGACGACCTCGCCGAACTCGACGACCGCAGCATGCAGGTGCTGCTGCGCGAAGTGCCGTCCGCTCGCCTGATCACCGCGCTGAAGGGCGCCGATGCGGCGATTCGCGAGAAGATCTTCGCCAACATGTCCAAGCGTGCGGCCGACATGCTGCGCGACGACCTGGAAGTGAAGGGTCCCGTCCGCCTGTCCGAAGTGGATGCGGCGCAGAAAGAAGTGCTGGCTACCGCGCGCCGCCTGGCTGACGCCGGCCAGATCAATCTCGCCGGTGGCGGGGAAGAATTCGTCTGA
- the fliF gene encoding flagellar basal-body MS-ring/collar protein FliF — MADNGVATTDSSTASRMHSLKSLSQTPAARQLMMLAGIAGAVAIGIAAVMWSRAPNYGLLYGGLEQKDAAAVTQALQTQNEPYTLSTDGSSIFVPVADVAAVRLKLAGQGLPQGSASAQPATDSPFGMSDMAERSHFQSALEADLGNTIAGLQSVRAARVHLALPKPSAFIRDNKPASASVVVTLYSGRQLDAGQVAAIVHLIAASVPELDARNVSVIDQGGNLLTQNDPDSPAAIGDNRLRLSNRIEATYTQRVEDLLSPLVGAGKVRAQVFADLDFSSTEKASETFNHDNPALRSEQTSSDTRTDPATNGGVPGALSNQPPNTGGNATAANPAAGKPATPGQSAATQTAQNPSQQTQSATRNYELDRTVSHVTDPAGKVARLTVAVVVDNKTVADKDGKTKSVPFTPEELQRLTELTKNAVGFSTARGDSVSVINEAFHGITADDAPQSPAFWERPGMLDLIKQGLGVMVALIVGFFVLRPMLKGLLKPAPMMEQGMALAGPMPTVSVMVDDDDMTPDRVQVNPKAQLGAPALLAYEQKVGLAKRMAADNPKQVAQVVKSWVSDDGG; from the coding sequence ATGGCTGATAACGGCGTCGCTACCACGGACAGCAGCACCGCATCGCGCATGCACTCGCTGAAGTCGCTCTCGCAGACGCCTGCGGCGCGCCAGCTGATGATGCTTGCGGGTATCGCGGGTGCCGTCGCCATCGGCATTGCCGCGGTGATGTGGTCGCGTGCACCGAACTACGGCCTGCTTTACGGCGGCCTTGAGCAGAAAGACGCGGCCGCCGTGACCCAGGCGCTGCAGACCCAGAACGAGCCGTACACCCTTAGCACCGACGGCAGCTCCATCTTCGTGCCGGTGGCCGACGTCGCCGCCGTGCGCCTGAAGCTCGCCGGCCAGGGCCTGCCGCAGGGCAGCGCCAGTGCGCAGCCGGCAACGGATTCGCCGTTCGGCATGAGCGACATGGCCGAGCGCTCGCATTTCCAGTCCGCCCTCGAAGCCGACCTGGGCAACACCATCGCCGGCCTGCAGTCGGTCCGCGCCGCGCGTGTCCACCTCGCCCTGCCGAAGCCTTCCGCCTTCATCCGCGACAACAAGCCGGCCAGCGCGTCGGTGGTCGTCACCCTGTATTCGGGCCGTCAGCTCGACGCCGGCCAGGTGGCCGCGATCGTCCATCTCATTGCCGCCAGCGTGCCGGAACTCGACGCTCGCAACGTCTCGGTCATCGACCAGGGCGGCAACCTGCTTACCCAGAACGATCCGGACAGCCCGGCGGCCATCGGCGACAACCGCCTGCGCCTGTCCAACCGCATCGAAGCCACCTACACGCAGCGCGTGGAAGACCTGCTGTCCCCGCTGGTCGGCGCCGGCAAGGTGCGTGCGCAGGTGTTCGCCGACCTCGACTTCTCGTCCACCGAGAAGGCCAGCGAAACCTTCAACCACGACAACCCGGCGCTGCGCAGCGAGCAGACCAGCAGCGACACGCGTACGGATCCGGCCACCAATGGCGGTGTCCCGGGTGCGCTGAGCAACCAGCCGCCGAACACGGGTGGCAACGCGACCGCCGCCAACCCGGCCGCGGGCAAGCCGGCCACGCCGGGCCAGTCCGCCGCCACCCAGACCGCACAGAATCCCTCGCAGCAGACGCAGAGCGCCACGCGTAACTATGAGCTGGACCGCACCGTCAGCCACGTGACCGATCCGGCCGGAAAGGTCGCGCGCCTCACCGTCGCCGTCGTGGTCGATAACAAGACCGTGGCGGACAAGGACGGCAAGACCAAGAGCGTGCCGTTCACCCCGGAAGAACTGCAGCGCCTCACCGAACTGACCAAGAACGCGGTGGGTTTCAGCACCGCGCGCGGCGACAGCGTCAGCGTGATCAACGAAGCGTTCCACGGCATCACGGCCGACGATGCGCCGCAGAGCCCCGCCTTCTGGGAACGCCCTGGCATGCTCGACCTGATCAAGCAGGGCCTGGGCGTGATGGTGGCACTCATTGTCGGCTTCTTCGTGCTGCGCCCGATGCTCAAGGGCCTGCTGAAGCCGGCGCCGATGATGGAGCAGGGGATGGCACTGGCCGGCCCGATGCCGACGGTGTCGGTGATGGTCGACGACGATGACATGACCCCGGATCGCGTCCAGGTGAACCCGAAGGCCCAGCTTGGCGCACCCGCGCTGCTGGCCTATGAACAGAAGGTGGGTCTTGCCAAGCGCATGGCCGCCGACAATCCGAAACAGGTGGCGCAGGTCGTGAAGAGCTGGGTATCCGACGATGGCGGCTGA